The DNA sequence TGTTTGACCATCAGTGCTTCTTTGCTCACCATAATAAATAGTGTGtagaagagggaagcagagggaaatgTATGAGCTTATTGgctcttttagtttattttggtcCATACGAATGTATGTTAAATGGTGGTAATGTAGTGGGTCAATAGATGGACACATCACTGTAACATTGAtatctgaaaaatacaaattaaaaattaatcttgcTGCATTACCTCTAGAATCCTACAttggattttgttaaaatatgaGATATagttttattacttaaaatactTATAGGTGGGATTGTGTTTAATTAGTTTTTATAGTaatcaaataataaagaaaatgaaaccacaaatgAATTCTGTATTATCAAACCAATGATGGCTTTAGAGTATACTTAATGAGCAcagaataatgtatagaattattgttgtacaactgaaactaatatagcactgtctattaactatactgtaatttaaatttctaagaaaatgatGGCTTCGTTggctatttaattatttaacaaatatttaagtgatagttattaataaaaagaatctcaggggcgcctgggtggctcagttggttgggcatctgacttcagctcaagtcatgatctcacagttcatgagtttgagcctcgcattgggctctgtgctgacagctcagagcctggaccctgcttctgtctctgtgtctccctctctctctgcccccaccctgcttgtgctctgtctctctgcctttcaaaaataaatacacgttaaaaaagtttttttttaattaaaataaaaaaaaaaaaaacctcaaaaagaaaaaagtgaaaatcaccTGGAGTCCCACTACTCAGGATACTCCCCATTTTTTCATGTACTCTACAGTACTACTTCTTAATGCTTCAAGTgatgaaatttaatataaaagagTATAAACTTTATAGCACACCTTTCTGAGGCCACCTTCTGCCATTTCCCTAGCTACTTCAAATCAACCATTTTCAGCAATGTGTAAAGCATAGAGTTTTTGAAGATTTGTTCTTTAAAAGGTCAGAATACTattgtttgtctttaaaaaataatgaaattttacatACTTTCAATTTCGTTATTTTCTAGGTATAGGTGTTGTAAATTCCTTGGAATATAGAATGCTTGTTTCAGTTTGTTGTGTCCAACATTGAGCTCTATAAGGttggaaagattaaaaatattatatgggATGTCTTGTAGTTTGTTGTGTGACATTCGTAGAGCATTAAGTTTTGGAAGTTCACTGAAGTAATTTTCTGGTATGGAAGAAATTGAGTTATTTTCTAAAGACAGGTACATAAGTGAAGAAGGCAGACCAGGAGGCATGGATTCTAATCTGTTATTACATAAGTTGAGCtgcattaattttttcattttagcaagtATGTTTTCTTGTAACATGGAATCTTCAAGATGATTATAACAGAGATCAAGCATTGTCAAGTTTACTAGCCCATCCATGGCATTTGTCTGCAATCTGGAGATCTCATTGTAGCCAAGAAGAAGTCTTTCCAAAGACTtgggaagaggaaatggaaattctTCTAAGTTGTTATGCTGTAGATGAAGTTGTAGTAGATTTGACAACTTAGCAAACACACCATAATCAATCTTTTGAGATGTAATCTTGTTGTGGCTGAGATTGATTTCTTTAAGATAAGTTGCATTGATGAATGAATCTGCAGTCACAGCCTCAATTTCGTTGAACTGAAGATAGACTTGCTGTATGTGAGCTGGGACACGCGGGATAGTCTTGAGTTTGCGATTGTCACAGTACATTGATGATGGAAAGTTGGGTGGGCAGAAGCATTCAGTGGCACAGCCTAACATGTACTGATGAAAAGGAACTTGATAGTCCTCATTCTGATGAAATTGAAATTCTGGTTGGTAGACATCATCTGGCTCTTGATCATAATCTTCATCCCATTGATAATTTTCATATTGGCAGTATACTTTGACtccaaaaaagcagaaaaggacaCATGCTGGACTTAAAAagcccatgttctttttttttttttttttttttttgtcctattacaaggagaaaggaaatatattGTGGGAAAAGTGACTAAAACTTAGAATAATTCTTATATAAATTGACAGTTACATAAAATGCATAATATCTGTATCTGtactgaaataaaagaatatcCAGAATGAACAGGCAATGCTGAAACCAAAATTAATGTTTAAGTACCAGTAAGGTGGTATCAAAaaagtcatggggcacctgggtggcttagtccgttaagcatcctactcttgatttcggctcagatcatgatctcactatgatgagatcaagtcccacgtagggtggagtgtggagcctgcttggaattctctctctctacctcccccgctcattctctctctctctctttttctctcaaaataaatacaccttaaaaaaaaaaaaaaggtcacactTTGCATTGTATCAGACTACATAACCATCTTTTAAGAGAATCCAAGTTTGTCTTGCTTGCTGTAGATTTACAATAATAACATGATCTCTCTCAACCCCGCAGCTGGGTACCCCCTCCACTAAAAATGCTGGGTGTTCTGTATCTATTTGGTCCCTTCAGTGGTGGTCACTGCCTATGAGAGGAGAGACTCTATGTCTTACTTAATATTAACCAACACTTTCccacttctcttttctgtttcctgatgCTCTTTTCTGCCCTTAGAAGAATATGAAACATTCCACTTTATGTAAGAGCTTGAGATATTAAAAATAGCTATCATGTTTCCTCTTAGTGTTTTCTGTCCAAACCTAACCATGATTTCAAATTTTCCTCCACGAAACCATTTCCAGGACCCAATTATTTTGCCTTTGACTCTACTTGAATAATTGCTTCAAATCCTAAATACAACATTTACAGTCTGCAGTGTTTTAGCCTCTAATAGGTTATTCTATACacgtttctttctttccactaaTGTTTTTATGTTAAGTTCTAGATAAACAGTATTGACAACAAACCGATCTCCCAGGAGTTGAGGTGTGGTGGAGAATCAGAGATGAGCAGTACAGGGAGTAGGAGGGTATGGGAGGGTATGTGGAGTAAGATTTAAAGGAGGGAGCTCTCAGCTCGAGAAACCCTGTTAACTTCAAGTTGTGGCAAGTGGTGGATGGTGTACTGGACAAGGAACCTGAAGACCGTTATTTCAGGCTGTCACTTGTGATGGTCACGTAACATAGCTGCCTCTtgcctcatcaataaaatgagaattgTAATTGTTTGTCTGCTTATATCAACTGGTCGTTACAGTCATGTGAGGAATGTGTGTAAAAGTGCTTTGCAAATTAGAAGGTGATCCAGATggaataaatttgttatttaggTAAAggttaaagcaaaaaaaaacaaaaacaaaaaaaaaaacaaaaaaaaccctatctcTTTTGTTCTGAAGCTATTTTTCTGTACCATTCTTATTCAGGGTTTCATGAGAATTAATGTCAAAAGGTTACTGTGTGTCATGATATGACTTATCTCTGATTCCCCCAGAACAGTACTAGCCATTTTTCATCATTGGGATAATTGAAAAAGTAGTTTCTTAAATCATGGTCTCTAACCGACCCCATTTGAGAAAGTCTCTCCCAGACTCTAGCGTCtagtttcttgtttattttcctgtCAGAAACTAAAAATGTGTAGAATGTAATCATGTGTTTATGTGGGACTTGAAGGCATTAGTTACTTGGAGTCAGGGACCCTTGATCTTTTGTTCCCCTCAGTGGTATTTCCTGCCGTGCACCCACACACCGTGGGCCTTGTCATTTCCAGTGTGCAGCTCCTTTACACCTGACTTGTCTTCATAATTTACTCCACGTATTGATTCCAACTGCAGTAATTCCACAGTTTCAGTGGCACCTAAATACATGGATCCCACTGTGTTCTCCCTGCCCTTCGCTCATACCTTCCAGTGTACTCAGGTCCTCTTAGCAGCCCGGACCCGCAGCACTGTTGCCCCCTGTCTGCAAATGCCCTAGGCCCGCTGGCCCTTTCATCCTCATCCCCGTCCCATGAACTCCAAACCTGGTTCCTTCAGTTATCCATCTACCCACAGCCTGACTCACGCAGCAGAGTCAGTGTGGAGAGAAAAGAGACCACGCCAGCTGGTCTCACTTTAAGTTCAAGAGCACTGGATGCTGCTCAATGACATCTCCTTCTAGACAAGCCTCTAAAGCCTCATTCCCCACTGGTTTTGGATGATGACCTTGCtgttgctgccttttttttttttttaaactaagaagcTAGGATGAAACAATTGTTTATTCATGTATAGTTTGTTATCCCTACCTACACAGTATGCCAAAATAGCAAtggtttgatctttttttttttttaatgtttatttatttatttatttgtgagagagagagagagagagagagagattgagaaagagagagcacctATGCatgggagggccaaagagagagggagagagaatcccaagcaggctctgtgctgtcggtatggagaccaatgcagggctcaaacccacaaactctgagatcatgacctgagctgaaatcaagagacgctcaacccactgagccacccaggcgccccagtggtttgatcttttaaaacaatctgtgattttaaaactcagttttcttTTACAAATCTAAAGAGACTCCATGCATTGTTGCTTTTTATCCATGGGATTCATGGAAGATGAGGCATTTGAACTGGAGTCTGAGGCAATATTAAGGTTCCCATAGAGGAAAGCAGGGAGAAAGAGTTCCAGATAGAAGAGATGAGCAAAATATGTATACAACACAGAGTAGGGCATCTGGGAAATAGTGGCTAGCTGTTGAAGGAGCAATATAAGACTGTTGCAGCCAGTCTGGACCAGAATTTAGAGGGCCTGAATTCTGAGCTGTGGAATCTGCACTCAGGGAATGAGCAcctaatttaatttattcatgtaGTCAAGCCTGGTTCTCACACTTAGGTGGGAAAGAGTCCTGGGGGGAGTGTGGTCTCATCCCAGACGGCAGT is a window from the Felis catus isolate Fca126 chromosome D4, F.catus_Fca126_mat1.0, whole genome shotgun sequence genome containing:
- the OMD gene encoding osteomodulin, with amino-acid sequence MGFLSPACVLFCFFGVKVYCQYENYQWDEDYDQEPDDVYQPEFQFHQNEDYQVPFHQYMLGCATECFCPPNFPSSMYCDNRKLKTIPRVPAHIQQVYLQFNEIEAVTADSFINATYLKEINLSHNKITSQKIDYGVFAKLSNLLQLHLQHNNLEEFPFPLPKSLERLLLGYNEISRLQTNAMDGLVNLTMLDLCYNHLEDSMLQENILAKMKKLMQLNLCNNRLESMPPGLPSSLMYLSLENNSISSIPENYFSELPKLNALRMSHNKLQDIPYNIFNLSNLIELNVGHNKLKQAFYIPRNLQHLYLENNEIENINVTVMCPSIDPLHYHHLTYIRMDQNKLKEPISSYISLCFPLLHTIYYGEQRSTDGQTIQLKTQVFRRFQGDADSEERDDQQEGPEQEETEENIDPHYYGS